A genomic region of Oryza glaberrima chromosome 1, OglaRS2, whole genome shotgun sequence contains the following coding sequences:
- the LOC127769618 gene encoding uncharacterized protein LOC127769618: MPPSYTPTARLRLLVLFLASLSLLFAQTLASSSAAASEAEVSDPCAAPVSDAGSEAPLCPVRCFRPDPVCGADGVTYWCGCPEAACAGARVARRGYCEVGAGSAPVSGQALLLVHIVWLFVLGAAVLLGFL; this comes from the coding sequence atgccGCCCTCCTACACCCCGaccgcccgcctccgcctcctcgtcctATTCCTCGCGTCCCTCTCGCTCCTCTTCGCCCAAACCCTAGCCTCGtcctccgcggcggcctcgGAGGCCGAGGTCTCCGACCCCTGCGCCGCCCCCGTGTCGGACGCGGGGAGCGAGGCCCCGCTGTGCCCCGTGCGGTGCTTCCGGCCGGACCCGGTCTGCGGCGCCGACGGGGTCACGTACTGGTGCGGGTGCCCCGAGGCCGCCtgcgccggcgcgcgcgtggcgcggcgcggatACTGCGAGGTCGGGGCCGGCTCCGCGCCCGTCTCCGGGCAGGCGCTGCTGCTCGTCCACATCGTCTGGCTCTTcgtgctcggcgccgccgtcctccttgGCTTCCTCTGA
- the LOC127776334 gene encoding proteasome subunit alpha type-3, whose translation MSSIGTGYDLSVTTFSPDGRVFQVEYATKAVDNSGTVVGIKCKDGIVLGVEKLVTSKMMLEGSNRRIHSVHWHSGLAVAGLAADGRQIVSRAKSEAASYEKVYGEPISVKELADRVASYVHLCTLYWWLRPFGCGVILGGYDRDGPQLYMIEPSGVSYKYFGAALGKGRQAAKTEIEKLKLSELTCREGIVEVAKIIYGVHDEAKDKAFELELSWICDESNRQHQKVPADLLEQAKVAAQAALEEMDAD comes from the exons ATGAGCAGCATAGGCACAGGATACGATCTGTCTGTTACCACCTTCTCTCCGGATGGTCGCGTCTTCCAGGTTGAGTACGCCACGAAGGCTGTCGACAACAGCGG GACTGTTGTTGGAATCAAGTGCAAAGATGGAATCGTCCTG GGTGTGGAGAAGCTAGTAACTTCGAAAATGATGCTGGAGGGATCTAATAGGAGGATCCATTCAGTGCACTGGCACTCTGGCTTG gCTGTTGCTGGTTTAGCTGCAGATGGCAGGCAAATTGTTTCAAGAGCAAAATCGGAAGCGGCCAGTTATGAGAA GGTCTATGGCGAACCCATTTCTGTAAAAGAATTGGCTGATCGTGTGGCTAGCTACGTTCATCTTTGTACACTCTACTGGTGGCTCAG GCCTTTTGGTTGTGGAGTTATTCTTGGAGGTTATGATAGGGATGGGCCACAGCTCTACATGATCGAACCCTCAGGAGTCTCATAC AAATACTTTGGTGCTGCTCTGGGTAAAGGAAGACAGGCTGCAAAAAC TGAAATAGAGAAGTTGAAGCTTTCCGAGCTTACCTGCCGGGAAGGCATTGTGGAGGTTGCAAAGAT CATTTATGGAGTACATGATGAAGCTAAGGACAAAGCTTTTGAGTTGGAATTAAGCTGGATATGTGATGAATCAAATCGCCAGCATCAGAAG GTTCCTGCTGATCTTTTGGAGCAGGCCAAGGTTGCAGCTCAGGCAGCGCTTGAGGAGATGGATGCTGATTAA